Proteins encoded in a region of the Zea mays cultivar B73 chromosome 4, Zm-B73-REFERENCE-NAM-5.0, whole genome shotgun sequence genome:
- the LOC100280413 gene encoding Serine/threonine-protein kinase AFC2, whose product MECVTDMPLATLDSRPRKRQRLGWDVVPAEMYQVTRPRLGWDVGPAEMNQFALCGQEVVNAFSAAVLGLSSGCVSSQVNQEQPHDGSPPLREDDKNGHYVFAVGDNLTSRYKINAKMGEGTFGQVLECWDKETKEMVAIKIIRGIKKYRDAAMIEIGMLEKLGKYGESRSSCVQIRNWFDYRNHICIVFERLGPSLYDFLRKNNYRSFPIALVREFAKQLLECIAFMHELRLIHTDLKPENILLVSPEYIKVPDYKVSSQSPKEGSYYKQLPKSSAIKVIDFGSTTYDQHDQSYVVSTRHYRAPEVILGHGWSYPCDIWSVGCILVELCTGEALFQTHENLEHLAMMERVLGPLPYHMLKRADRHSDKYIRKGRLNWPEGCTSRESMKAVMKLSRLQNLVMQNVDQAAGDFIGLLQGLLKYDPASRLTAREALRHPFFTEGFGRRR is encoded by the exons ATGGAGTGCGTCACCGATATGCCCCTCGCGACGCTGGACAGCCGACCGCGCAAGCGGCAGCGGCTCGGGTGGGACGTCGTTCCCGCCGAGATGTATCAGGTTACGCGGCCGCGGCTTGGTTGGGACGTCGGCCCCGCCGAGATGAATCAG TTTGCACTTTGTGGACAAGAAGTTGTGAATGCCTTCAGTGCTGCAGTGTTGGGCCTATCTTCAGGTTGTGTTTCTTCTCAAGTCAACCAAGAGCAGCCTCATGATGGTTCCCCTCCTCTGAGAGAAGATGACAAGAATGGGCATTATGTTTTTGCTGTTGGAGATAATCTCACATCTCGCT ATAAGATCAATGCAAAAATGGGAGAAG GTACCTTTGGTCAGGTGTTGGAGTGTTGGGataaggaaacaaaagaaatggtGGCCATAAAGATCATCAGGGGCATTAAGAAGTACAGGGATGCTGCAATGATCGAAATTGGCATGCTTGAGAAGCTTGGTAAATATGGTGAAAGCAGATCCAG TTGTGTTCAAATTCGGAACTGGTTTGACTATCGTAACCATATCTGTATT GTCTTTGAGAGGCTTGGACCAAGCTTATATGATTTTCTGAGGAAAAACAATTACCGCTCATTCCCAATTGCCCTAGTTCGGGAGTTTGCCAAACAACTGTTGGAATGTATAGCAT TTATGCATGAATTGCGCCTCATACACACTGATTTAAAGCCTGAGAACATTCTCCTTGTTTCTCCGGAGTACATTAAAGTGCCTGATTACAAA GTCTCATCCCAATCCCCAAAGGAGGGGTCCTATTACAAGCAGTTGCCCAAGTCTAGTGCTATCAAGGTGATTGATTTCGGTAGCACTACTTATGATCAACATGATCAGAGTTATGTGGTATCGACGAGGCACTATCGGGCTCCAGAAGTTATATTGG GACATGGATGGAGTTACCCATGTGATATCTGGAGTGTTGGTTGTATTCTTGTTGAGCTTTGCACG GGTGAGGCGTTATTCCAGACTCACGAAAACTTGGAACATCTGGCTATGATGGAGAGAGTTCTTGGACCTTTGCCGTACCATATGCTTAAGAGGGCAGA TCGGCACTCTGACAAATACATCAGAAAAGGACGCCTGAATTGGCCTGAGGGTTGCACCTCGCGGGAGAGCATGAAAGCTGTGATGAAATTGTCCAGGCTTCAG AATCTGGTGATGCAAAATGTGGACCAGGCTGCGGGAGATTTCATTGGTCTTTTGCAAGGGCTCCTGAAGTATGACCCAGCAAGCCGTTTAACAGCACGAGAAGCACTGAGGCATCCTTTCTTCACCGAAGGGTTTGGGCGAAGAAGATGA